A DNA window from Takifugu flavidus isolate HTHZ2018 chromosome 15, ASM371156v2, whole genome shotgun sequence contains the following coding sequences:
- the bpnt2 gene encoding inositol monophosphatase 3 — translation MAPMGIRLSPLGVAVFCLLGVGVIYHLYAGVISSRLATFRQRRDVDLRELLAVSVEAAVLGGKEVKTIQEEDGLKEKSKGKTKEGATELLTMGDLQSHRKMFNLLKNTFPDITVYSEEYDNTVDKITWSQDIPADILDKIEGGKLVPVNSVTVWIDPLDATQEYTEKLVKYVTTMVCVAVNGKPVIGVIHQPFTGFTAWAFVGHGSNMRSRSSYSVNPPKVIVSRSHSGKVSTFIQEAFGNTTVIPAGGAGYKVLSLLEMPSHEEKSVDQADVYIHVTFIKKWDICAGAALLSALGGQMTTLKGEDIDFSGTPVNKGGLVASVGVNHKVLVDRLPMWDPEKH, via the exons aTGGCGCCAATGGGCATCCGTCTGTCACCGCTTGGTGTGGCGGTGTTCTGCCTGCTTGGAGTCGGTGTCATCTACCACCTGTACGCCGGTGTCATCTCCAGCCGCTTGGCGACTTTCAG ACAGAGGAGAGATGTAGACCTAAGAGAACTGCTGGCTGTCTCTGTGGAGGCTGCAGTTCTGGGTGGCAAAGAG GTGAAGACAATTCAAGAAGAAGATGGATTGAAGGAGAAGTCAAAGGGGAAGACGAAGGAGGGAGCCACTGAGCTTCTGACCATGGGTGACCTGCAGTCTCATAGGAAGATGTTTAACCTATTAAAAAACACCTTTCCTGATATTACA GTATACAGTGAGGAGTAtgataacacagtggacaaaatCACCTGGAGCCAGGATATCCCAGCTGACATTCTTGATAAGATAGAGGGAGGCAAACTGGTTCCTGTCAACAGTGTCACTGTGTGGATTGACCCCCTGGATGCTACACAGGAATACACAG AGAAACTGGTAAAGTACGTCACGACGATGGTCTGTGTGGCTGTTAATGGTAAACCTGTAATTGGGGTGATACATCAGCCCTTTACTGGATTCACTG CCTGGGCATTTGTAGGTCATGGATCAAATATGCGCAGCCGCTCATCATACAGCGTTAACCCTCCAAAGGTAATTGTTTCACGTTCCCACTCTGGAAAGGTGAGCACCTTCATCCAGGAGGCTTTTGGGAACACAACTGTCATCCCAGCAGGTGGGGCAG GATATAAAGTTCTGTCACTTTTGGAGATGCCTTCACATGAAGAAAAGTCTGTAGACCAAGCTGATGTTTATATCCACGTTACCTTTATCAAAAAATGGGATATTTGTGCTGGTGCAGCATTACTGAGTGCCCTGG GAGGGCAAATGACAACATTAAAGGGAGAGGACATTGACTTTAGTGGAACACCAGTCAATAAAGGTGGTCTTGTGGCCAGTGTGGGTGTCAACCATAAGGTGTTGGTGGACAGACTGCCAATGTGGGATcctgaaaaacactga